A portion of the Rhodopseudomonas sp. BAL398 genome contains these proteins:
- a CDS encoding multidrug efflux RND transporter permease subunit — MNVSAPFIRFPIATSLLMAGILFVGLVAYPQLPVAPLPQVDFPTIQVAAQLPGGSPETMASSVAQPLERQFAQIPGVAQMTSTSSLGTAAITIQFDLGRSVDAAANDVQAAINAAGGSLPKNLPNPPTYRKVNPADSPILLLSATSDTLPLTTVSDSVDAQLAQQISQISGVAQVLIGGQQKPAVRVQIDPAKLVAKNLSLEDVRTQLAITTVDSPKGSIDGATRSYTIYANDQLTAAKDWNDVVIAYRNGGPLRIRDIGQAVTGPEDAKQAAWANGKRGVFLVIFKQPGANVIDTVDKIKAELPRLVAAIPPTIKISVISDRTQTIRAAVEDVQFTMLLTIALVVMVIFLFLRSIWATAIPSITVPLALLGACALMWVAGYSLDNLSLMALTISVGFVVDDAIVMLENITRYIEEGETPMAAALKGAGEIGFTIVSISISLIAVLIPLFMMGGIIGRLFREFAITLAMAIVVSLVVSLTLTPMMASRFLRDQKHARHGRIYQLFERGFDAMLRGYARGLDVVLRWRLTTLAVFFVTLGLSVYLFMVIPKGFFPQQDTGLITATSEAAQDISFADMKKHQEALGKIVLADPAVASVAMMIGGSGSALNNGRMYITLKPRDQRSATAPQIIARLRPKLEQVEGARLFMQAAQDVRLGGRPSRTQFEYTLQDADLGELNQWAPKILAKMKTLPELRDVATDQQTEGSTLTLTINRDAASRFGIQPQLIDDTLYDAFGQRQVAQYFTQLNSYHVILEILPALQGDLATLNKIYIKSPSTGDQVPLSAFATWTSVPVRPLSISHQGQFPATTISFNLAEGTALGQATTAVQAAMAQLGAPATLNGSFQGTAQAFQQSLSTVPLLILAALVVVYLILGILYESYIHPLTILSTLPSAGVGALAILMLFGFDFSLIALIGIILLIGIVKKNGIMLVDFAISAERDRGLPPEQAIREAALLRFRPIMMTTMAAMLGGVPLMLGTGTGSEIRQPLGYAMVGGLLVSQLLTLFTTPVVYLYLDRLSNAMSGTGRSQRAATNAAATESGPLKQAAE, encoded by the coding sequence ATGAACGTCTCCGCGCCGTTTATCCGGTTTCCGATCGCGACCTCGCTGTTGATGGCCGGCATCCTGTTCGTTGGCCTGGTGGCCTATCCGCAATTGCCGGTGGCGCCGCTGCCGCAGGTGGATTTTCCGACCATCCAGGTCGCGGCGCAACTGCCGGGCGGCAGCCCGGAGACGATGGCCTCGTCGGTGGCGCAGCCGCTGGAGCGGCAATTCGCCCAGATCCCCGGCGTCGCGCAGATGACCTCGACCAGTTCGCTCGGCACCGCGGCGATCACCATCCAGTTCGACCTCGGCCGCAGCGTCGACGCCGCCGCCAACGACGTGCAAGCCGCGATCAACGCCGCCGGCGGATCGCTGCCGAAGAACCTTCCGAACCCGCCGACCTATCGCAAGGTCAACCCGGCGGACTCGCCGATCCTGTTGTTGTCGGCAACCTCCGACACCCTGCCGCTCACCACCGTCAGCGATTCCGTCGATGCGCAATTGGCGCAGCAGATCAGTCAGATCTCCGGCGTCGCGCAGGTCTTAATCGGCGGTCAGCAGAAGCCCGCGGTGCGGGTCCAGATCGATCCCGCCAAACTCGTCGCCAAGAACCTGTCGCTGGAGGACGTCCGCACTCAGTTGGCGATCACCACGGTCGACAGTCCGAAGGGCAGTATCGACGGCGCCACCCGCAGCTACACGATCTACGCCAACGACCAGCTGACCGCCGCCAAGGACTGGAACGACGTGGTGATCGCCTATCGCAATGGCGGCCCGTTGCGGATCCGCGACATCGGCCAGGCGGTGACCGGGCCGGAAGACGCCAAGCAGGCGGCCTGGGCCAATGGCAAGCGCGGCGTTTTCCTGGTGATCTTCAAGCAGCCCGGCGCCAATGTCATCGACACGGTGGACAAGATCAAGGCCGAACTGCCGCGGCTGGTGGCGGCGATTCCGCCGACCATCAAGATCTCGGTGATCAGCGACCGCACCCAGACCATCCGCGCCGCGGTCGAGGACGTGCAGTTCACCATGCTGCTCACCATCGCGCTGGTGGTGATGGTGATCTTTCTGTTCCTGCGCAGCATCTGGGCCACCGCGATCCCCAGCATCACCGTGCCGCTGGCGTTGCTCGGCGCTTGCGCGCTGATGTGGGTGGCCGGCTATTCGCTCGACAATCTATCGCTGATGGCGCTCACCATTTCGGTCGGCTTCGTGGTCGACGACGCCATCGTGATGCTGGAGAACATCACCCGCTACATCGAGGAGGGCGAGACCCCGATGGCGGCGGCGCTGAAGGGCGCCGGCGAAATCGGCTTCACCATCGTGTCGATTTCGATCTCGCTGATCGCGGTGCTGATTCCGCTGTTCATGATGGGCGGCATCATCGGCCGCCTGTTCCGCGAATTCGCCATCACGCTGGCGATGGCGATCGTGGTGTCGCTGGTGGTGTCGCTGACGCTGACGCCGATGATGGCGTCGCGCTTCCTGCGCGACCAGAAACACGCCCGTCACGGCCGGATCTATCAGCTGTTCGAGCGCGGTTTCGACGCCATGCTGCGCGGCTATGCGCGCGGGCTGGATGTCGTGCTGCGCTGGCGGCTGACGACGCTGGCGGTGTTCTTCGTCACGCTGGGTCTGTCGGTGTATCTGTTCATGGTGATTCCGAAGGGATTTTTCCCGCAGCAGGACACCGGCCTGATCACCGCCACCTCGGAGGCAGCGCAGGACATCTCCTTTGCCGACATGAAAAAGCACCAGGAAGCGCTCGGCAAGATCGTGCTGGCCGACCCCGCCGTCGCCAGCGTGGCGATGATGATCGGCGGCTCCGGCAGCGCGCTCAATAACGGCCGGATGTACATCACCCTGAAACCGCGCGATCAGCGCAGCGCCACCGCCCCGCAAATCATCGCCCGGCTGCGGCCGAAGCTCGAGCAGGTCGAGGGCGCGCGGCTGTTCATGCAGGCGGCGCAGGACGTCCGCCTCGGCGGGCGGCCCAGCCGGACCCAGTTCGAATACACCCTGCAGGACGCCGATCTGGGCGAACTCAACCAATGGGCGCCAAAGATTCTCGCCAAGATGAAGACGCTGCCGGAATTGCGCGACGTCGCCACCGACCAGCAGACCGAAGGCTCGACCCTGACGCTGACGATCAACCGCGACGCCGCCTCGCGCTTCGGCATCCAGCCGCAACTGATCGACGACACGCTGTACGACGCCTTCGGCCAGCGCCAGGTGGCGCAATATTTCACCCAGCTGAACAGCTATCACGTGATCCTGGAGATCCTGCCGGCGTTGCAGGGCGATCTCGCCACGCTGAACAAGATCTACATCAAGTCGCCCTCGACCGGGGACCAGGTGCCGCTGTCGGCATTCGCGACCTGGACCAGCGTGCCGGTGCGGCCGCTGTCGATCAGCCATCAGGGCCAGTTCCCGGCGACCACGATCAGCTTCAACCTCGCCGAGGGCACCGCGCTCGGCCAAGCCACCACCGCGGTGCAGGCCGCGATGGCGCAGCTCGGCGCGCCGGCGACGCTGAACGGCAGTTTCCAGGGCACCGCCCAGGCGTTCCAGCAATCACTCAGCACCGTGCCGCTGCTGATCCTGGCGGCGCTCGTCGTGGTCTATCTGATCCTCGGCATTCTGTACGAAAGCTACATTCACCCGCTGACGATTCTGTCGACGCTGCCCTCCGCCGGCGTCGGCGCGCTGGCGATCCTGATGCTGTTCGGCTTCGATTTCAGCCTGATCGCGCTGATCGGCATCATCCTGCTGATCGGCATCGTCAAGAAAAACGGCATCATGCTGGTGGATTTCGCGATCTCGGCCGAACGCGATCGCGGCCTGCCGCCCGAGCAGGCGATCCGCGAAGCCGCGCTGTTGCGGTTCCGCCCGATCATGATGACGACCATGGCGGCCATGCTGGGCGGCGTGCCGCTGATGCTGGGCACCGGCACCGGCTCCGAGATCCGCCAGCCGCTTGGCTATGCGATGGTGGGCGGATTGTTGGTCAGCCAGCTGCTGACGCTGTTCACCACCCCGGTGGTGTATCTCTATCTCGACAGGCTATCCAACGCGATGTCGGGCACGGGACGGTCGCAACGCGCCGCAACCAACGCCGCCGCGACTGAATCAGGCCCGCTCAAGCAGGCCGCCGAGTAG
- the argF gene encoding ornithine carbamoyltransferase, with the protein MSKSPRHFLDLTEVPTKELRRILDASVAMKAKLKAHVKPDKPLDGKTLAMIFEKPSTRTRVSFDVGMRQLGGEAIMLTGAEMQLGRGETFADTAKVLSRYVDAIMIRILNHESLLELAAHATVPVINGLTRRSHPGQVMADLMTFEEHRGPIEGRTIAWTGDDNNVLASWVHAAERFHFNLRIATPPQLAPNKAMKDWIKATGASIQLGNDAEAAVRGADCVITDTWVSMGDKEGEHRHNVLKPFQVNAKLMSLADKDAIFMHCLPAHRGEEVTDEVIDGPQSVVFDEAENRLHAHKGILAWCLDVVG; encoded by the coding sequence ATGAGCAAGTCGCCGCGCCATTTCCTCGACCTGACCGAGGTGCCGACCAAGGAGCTGCGCCGGATTCTCGACGCCAGCGTCGCGATGAAGGCGAAGCTGAAGGCCCATGTGAAGCCCGACAAGCCGCTCGACGGCAAGACCCTGGCGATGATCTTCGAAAAGCCCTCGACCCGGACGCGGGTGTCGTTCGATGTCGGCATGCGCCAGCTCGGCGGCGAGGCGATCATGCTGACCGGCGCCGAGATGCAGCTTGGCCGCGGCGAAACCTTCGCCGACACCGCGAAGGTGTTGTCGCGCTATGTCGATGCGATCATGATCCGCATCCTCAACCATGAATCGCTGCTGGAGCTGGCCGCGCACGCCACCGTGCCGGTGATCAACGGCCTGACGCGGCGTTCGCATCCCGGCCAGGTGATGGCCGACCTGATGACGTTCGAGGAGCACCGCGGCCCGATCGAAGGCCGCACCATCGCCTGGACCGGCGACGACAACAACGTGCTGGCGTCCTGGGTGCATGCCGCCGAGCGCTTTCATTTCAATCTGCGCATCGCCACGCCGCCGCAATTGGCGCCGAACAAGGCGATGAAGGACTGGATCAAGGCCACCGGCGCCTCGATCCAGCTCGGCAATGATGCCGAAGCCGCGGTGCGCGGCGCTGATTGCGTCATCACCGATACCTGGGTGTCGATGGGCGACAAGGAAGGCGAGCATCGCCATAATGTGCTGAAGCCGTTCCAGGTCAACGCCAAGCTGATGTCGCTGGCCGACAAGGACGCGATCTTCATGCATTGCCTGCCGGCGCATCGCGGCGAGGAAGTCACCGACGAGGTGATCGACGGCCCGCAATCAGTGGTGTTCGACGAAGCCGAAAACCGCCTGCACGCCCACAAAGGCATTCTGGCCTGGTGCCTCGACGTCGTCGGTTGA
- a CDS encoding aspartate aminotransferase family protein, which translates to MSKSASTSHLLPVFARADLAFERGEGVWLIGTDKERYLDFTSGVAVNALGHCHPHLVAALQAQAATLWHMSNLFKSPDGERLAARLCEQSFADFVFFANSGAEAMECALKMTRHHHFSKGAPERTRIITFEGAFHGRTLGTLAATGAAKYLEGYGAPLDGFDQVPLGDLEAVKKAIGPNTAGILIEPLQGEGGVRAPSHGFFRALRDLCDQHGLLLIFDEVQTGMGRTGELFAYQRIGVTPDIMSLAKALGGGFPIGACLATAEAAAGMAPGSHGSTFGGNPLAVAAANAVLDVMLKPGFFDHVNRISLLLKQKLASVVDRHPQVLSEVRGEGLLIGLKAVVPSGDLIAALRAQKLLTVGAGDNVVRLLPPLIVSEAEIEEAVARLERACVTLADAATPREAVQ; encoded by the coding sequence ATGTCCAAAAGCGCAAGCACCTCCCATCTGTTGCCAGTATTCGCCAGGGCGGACCTCGCCTTCGAGCGCGGCGAGGGCGTCTGGCTGATCGGCACCGACAAGGAGCGCTATCTGGATTTCACCAGCGGCGTCGCGGTCAATGCGCTCGGCCATTGCCATCCGCATCTGGTCGCCGCGCTGCAGGCGCAGGCCGCCACGCTGTGGCACATGTCGAACCTGTTCAAGAGCCCCGACGGCGAGCGGCTGGCGGCGCGGCTGTGCGAGCAGAGTTTCGCCGATTTCGTGTTCTTCGCCAATTCGGGCGCCGAGGCGATGGAATGCGCGCTGAAAATGACGCGCCATCATCATTTTTCCAAAGGCGCGCCGGAGCGCACGCGGATCATCACCTTCGAGGGCGCGTTTCACGGCCGCACGCTGGGGACGCTGGCGGCCACCGGAGCGGCGAAATATCTCGAGGGCTATGGCGCACCGCTGGACGGCTTCGACCAGGTGCCGCTTGGCGATCTCGAGGCGGTCAAGAAGGCGATCGGCCCCAACACCGCCGGCATTCTGATCGAGCCGCTGCAGGGCGAGGGCGGCGTCCGCGCGCCGTCGCACGGGTTCTTCCGGGCCCTGCGCGATCTGTGCGACCAGCACGGCCTGCTGCTGATCTTCGACGAGGTGCAGACCGGCATGGGCCGCACCGGCGAATTATTCGCCTATCAGCGCATCGGCGTGACCCCGGATATCATGTCGCTGGCCAAGGCGCTGGGCGGCGGTTTTCCGATCGGCGCTTGCCTGGCCACCGCCGAAGCCGCCGCCGGCATGGCGCCGGGCTCGCACGGCTCCACCTTCGGCGGCAATCCGCTGGCGGTGGCGGCGGCGAATGCCGTGCTCGACGTCATGCTGAAGCCGGGCTTTTTCGATCACGTCAACCGCATCTCGCTGCTGCTGAAACAGAAGCTCGCCTCGGTGGTCGATCGCCATCCGCAGGTGCTGTCGGAAGTGCGTGGCGAGGGCCTGCTGATCGGGCTGAAGGCGGTGGTGCCGTCGGGCGATCTGATCGCCGCGTTGCGAGCGCAGAAGCTGCTCACCGTCGGCGCCGGCGACAATGTGGTGCGGCTGTTGCCGCCCTTGATCGTCAGCGAGGCCGAAATCGAGGAGGCGGTGGCGCGGCTGGAGCGCGCCTGCGTGACGCTCGCCGATGCCGCGACGCCGCGGGAGGCTGTGCAATGA
- a CDS encoding GcrA family cell cycle regulator has translation MTALSWTDDRVEQLKKLWEGGLSASQIAAELGNVTRNAVIGKVHRLGLSGRAKSPSSAAPRPRKARPAQHMMRVSRPVARGNTALAHVFEVEAEPDPVSYDNVVPMSQRLSLQELNEATCHWPIGDPSNPEFFFCGGKALGGLPYCAHHSRIAYQPAGDRRRQMPKPTR, from the coding sequence ATGACGGCACTGAGCTGGACCGACGACCGCGTCGAGCAATTGAAGAAATTATGGGAAGGCGGCTTGTCGGCGAGTCAAATCGCCGCAGAGCTTGGCAATGTGACCCGCAACGCGGTGATCGGCAAGGTTCATCGTCTCGGCCTGTCCGGCCGGGCCAAAAGCCCGTCCTCCGCGGCGCCGCGACCGCGCAAGGCGCGTCCGGCCCAGCATATGATGCGGGTGTCGCGCCCGGTGGCGCGCGGCAACACCGCGCTGGCGCATGTGTTCGAGGTCGAGGCCGAGCCGGATCCGGTGTCCTACGACAATGTGGTGCCGATGAGCCAGCGGCTGAGCCTGCAGGAGCTCAACGAGGCGACCTGCCATTGGCCGATCGGCGATCCGTCCAATCCGGAATTCTTCTTCTGCGGCGGCAAGGCGCTCGGCGGCCTGCCCTATTGCGCGCATCACTCGCGCATCGCCTACCAGCCGGCCGGCGACCGCCGCCGCCAGATGCCCAAGCCGACGCGCTAA
- the phoB gene encoding phosphate regulon transcriptional regulator PhoB: MSARILVVEDEEALTTLLRYNLDAEGYDVETVARGDDADTRLKERIPDLIVLDWMLPGLSGIELCRRLRARPETKQLPIIMLTARGEESERVRGLATGADDYIVKPFSVPELLARVKGLLRRAAPERLASILAYGDLELDREKRRVARSGRPIDLGPTEYRLLEFFLEHPGRVFSREQLLDSVWGRDIYIDERTVDVHIGRLRKLLNPGREQDPIRTVRGAGYALDDRFAAKAE; this comes from the coding sequence ATGAGTGCGCGCATTCTGGTGGTCGAGGACGAAGAGGCGCTGACGACGCTGCTTCGCTACAATCTCGACGCCGAGGGTTATGACGTCGAGACAGTGGCGCGCGGCGACGACGCCGACACCAGGCTGAAGGAGCGCATCCCCGACCTGATCGTGCTGGATTGGATGCTGCCGGGCCTGTCCGGGATCGAGTTGTGCCGGCGGCTGCGGGCCCGGCCGGAAACCAAGCAGCTGCCGATCATCATGCTGACCGCGCGCGGCGAGGAAAGCGAACGGGTTCGCGGCCTTGCGACCGGCGCCGACGACTACATCGTCAAGCCGTTCTCTGTGCCGGAATTGCTGGCGCGGGTGAAGGGCCTGCTGCGGCGCGCGGCTCCGGAACGGCTCGCCAGCATCCTGGCCTATGGCGACCTCGAGCTCGACCGCGAAAAGCGGCGGGTGGCGCGCTCCGGGCGGCCGATCGATCTCGGCCCGACCGAATATCGGCTGCTGGAATTCTTCCTCGAACATCCCGGCCGGGTGTTCAGCCGCGAGCAATTGCTCGACAGCGTCTGGGGCCGCGACATCTATATCGACGAGCGCACCGTCGACGTTCATATCGGACGGCTGCGCAAGCTGCTCAATCCCGGCCGCGAACAGGACCCGATCCGCACCGTGCGCGGCGCCGGCTACGCCCTCGACGACCGCTTCGCCGCCAAGGCGGAGTGA
- the phoU gene encoding phosphate signaling complex protein PhoU, whose product MGFEHTTKAFDGDLQELTRLVAEMGGLAERQIVDSVDALIRRDIPLGARVVAADAEIDQMQRTIEERAVLTIARRQPMAVDLREIVGSMRVATDLERIGDLAKNIGKRVNALDSDFHPLKLIRGLEHMTDLVQSQVKAVLDAYTAHDLPAAMVVWNGDEEVDAICTSLFRELLTYMMEDPRNISFCIHLMFCAKNIERIGDHATNIAETVFYMIEGQQLLDKRPKGDMTNFANAAPGN is encoded by the coding sequence ATGGGCTTCGAACACACCACCAAGGCATTCGACGGCGACCTGCAGGAACTCACCAGGCTGGTTGCCGAGATGGGCGGCCTCGCCGAACGGCAGATCGTGGATTCGGTCGACGCCCTGATCCGGCGCGACATCCCGCTCGGCGCCCGCGTGGTCGCGGCCGATGCCGAGATCGACCAGATGCAGCGCACTATCGAGGAACGCGCGGTGCTGACCATCGCGCGGCGACAGCCGATGGCGGTCGATCTGCGCGAGATCGTCGGCTCGATGCGGGTCGCCACCGATCTGGAACGGATCGGCGATCTGGCCAAGAATATCGGCAAGCGCGTCAACGCGCTCGACAGCGATTTCCATCCGCTGAAGCTGATCCGCGGCCTCGAGCACATGACCGATCTGGTGCAGTCGCAGGTCAAGGCAGTGCTCGACGCCTATACGGCGCACGATCTGCCGGCCGCGATGGTGGTGTGGAACGGCGACGAGGAGGTCGACGCGATCTGCACTTCGCTGTTCCGCGAATTGCTGACCTATATGATGGAAGATCCGCGCAACATTTCGTTCTGCATTCATCTGATGTTCTGCGCCAAGAACATCGAGCGGATCGGCGACCACGCCACCAACATCGCCGAGACGGTGTTTTACATGATCGAGGGGCAGCAGCTTCTCGACAAGCGACCGAAGGGCGACATGACGAATTTCGCCAATGCGGCGCCCGGCAACTGA
- the pstB gene encoding phosphate ABC transporter ATP-binding protein PstB, producing MTEISIATNVPAAPMPPMMDQPEGTPKVSVRDLNFYYGQNHALKHINLNLVANKVTAFIGPSGCGKSTLLRIFNRMYDLYPGQRAEGQVMLDSTNILDPKLDLNLLRARVGMVFQKPTPFPMTIYENIAFGIRLYEKISKAEMDARVEKALRGAALWTEAKDKLGASGLSLSGGQQQRLCIARTIAVRPEVILFDEPCSALDPISTAKIEELIDELKESYTIAIVTHNMQQAARVSESTAFMYLGELIEFGPTNKIFTSPTDRRTQDYITGRFG from the coding sequence ATGACCGAGATTTCCATCGCCACCAACGTTCCCGCCGCGCCGATGCCGCCGATGATGGATCAGCCCGAGGGAACCCCGAAGGTCAGCGTGCGCGACCTGAATTTCTACTACGGCCAGAACCACGCGTTGAAGCACATCAACCTCAACCTCGTCGCCAACAAGGTCACCGCCTTCATCGGGCCGTCCGGTTGCGGCAAGTCGACGCTGCTGCGGATCTTCAACCGGATGTATGATCTGTATCCCGGGCAGCGCGCCGAGGGCCAGGTGATGCTGGATTCCACCAATATTCTCGATCCCAAGCTCGACCTCAATCTGCTGCGGGCGCGGGTCGGTATGGTGTTCCAGAAGCCGACCCCGTTCCCGATGACGATCTATGAGAACATCGCCTTCGGCATCCGGCTGTACGAGAAGATCTCCAAGGCGGAGATGGACGCCCGGGTCGAGAAGGCGCTGCGCGGCGCGGCGCTGTGGACCGAGGCCAAGGACAAGCTCGGCGCTTCGGGCCTCAGCCTGTCCGGCGGGCAGCAGCAGCGGCTTTGTATCGCCCGCACCATCGCGGTGCGGCCGGAAGTGATCCTGTTCGACGAGCCGTGCTCGGCGCTCGATCCGATCTCGACCGCGAAGATCGAGGAGCTGATCGACGAATTGAAGGAAAGCTACACCATCGCCATCGTCACGCATAATATGCAGCAGGCGGCGCGGGTCTCGGAATCCACCGCCTTCATGTATCTCGGCGAGTTGATCGAATTCGGTCCGACCAACAAGATTTTCACCTCGCCGACCGATCGCCGCACCCAGGACTACATCACCGGCCGGTTCGGCTGA
- the pstA gene encoding phosphate ABC transporter permease PstA, whose translation MNPIYKSRRRSDLTIKILCLFATVFGVTWLALILFTLFYNGLAGINVQIFTQNTPPPGSTTGGLLNAIVGSVMMTVIGVGIGAPLGLFAGTYLAEYGKHDRLTSVIRFINDILLSAPSIIIGLFIYGAAVVPMGRFSALAGALALAVIVIPVVVRTTEDMLLLVPSSLREAASALGLPRSLVIKRIAYRAARAGLITGVLLATARVAGETAPLLFTALSNQFFSLDLTKTMANLPVTINNFVQSPYDYWKQLAWSGALIITLAVLALNIGARILGAERTAK comes from the coding sequence ATGAATCCGATCTACAAGAGCCGCCGCCGCAGCGACCTCACCATCAAGATCCTGTGCCTGTTTGCGACGGTGTTCGGCGTCACCTGGCTGGCGCTGATCCTGTTCACGCTGTTCTACAACGGCCTCGCCGGCATCAACGTCCAGATCTTCACCCAGAACACCCCGCCGCCTGGCTCCACCACCGGCGGTCTGCTCAACGCCATCGTCGGCTCGGTGATGATGACCGTGATCGGCGTCGGCATCGGCGCGCCGCTCGGCCTGTTCGCCGGCACCTATCTGGCCGAATACGGCAAGCACGACCGCCTGACCTCGGTGATCCGCTTCATCAACGACATCCTGCTCAGCGCGCCTTCGATCATCATCGGCCTGTTCATCTACGGCGCCGCCGTGGTGCCGATGGGCCGGTTCTCGGCGCTGGCCGGCGCGCTGGCGCTGGCGGTGATCGTGATCCCGGTGGTGGTGCGCACCACCGAGGACATGCTGCTGCTGGTGCCGAGCTCGCTACGCGAGGCGGCCTCGGCGCTCGGGCTGCCGCGCTCGCTGGTGATCAAGCGGATCGCCTACCGGGCCGCGCGCGCCGGGCTGATCACCGGCGTGCTGCTGGCCACCGCGCGGGTCGCCGGCGAAACCGCGCCGCTATTGTTCACCGCGCTCAGCAACCAGTTCTTCAGTCTTGATCTCACCAAGACGATGGCCAACTTGCCGGTGACCATCAACAACTTCGTGCAGAGCCCCTACGACTACTGGAAACAGTTGGCCTGGAGCGGGGCGCTGATCATCACCCTGGCCGTGCTGGCCCTGAACATTGGCGCGCGCATTCTTGGCGCCGAGAGGACCGCGAAATGA
- the pstC gene encoding phosphate ABC transporter permease subunit PstC translates to MADMAVQSTVMEAAGPYDRAKALSAFKFGDSAFYWVTRACAISVLLILGGIILSLILGAWPAIREFGFSFLMTARWAPANDPPVLGALGPIYGTLVTSVIAMIIAIPAGLGIAIFLTELCPQWARRPIGIAIELLAGIPSIIYGMWGFFVLAPFMANHMQPFMISAFEGVPVLGTIFAGPPSYLSLFNAALILAIMVLPFITAISVDVFRTVPPVLKEAAYGIGCTTWEVVRKVVIPYTRVGVIGGIMLALGRALGETMAVTFIIGNSFRIDGSIFSPGTTISAAIASEFAESSGLHQSGLILLGLLLFILTFLVLSAARLMLMRLERKAGN, encoded by the coding sequence GTGGCGGATATGGCGGTTCAAAGTACGGTTATGGAAGCTGCCGGACCTTACGATCGCGCCAAGGCGCTGAGCGCGTTCAAATTTGGCGACAGCGCCTTCTATTGGGTCACGCGCGCCTGCGCGATTTCGGTGCTGTTGATTCTCGGTGGCATCATCCTGTCGCTGATCCTGGGCGCCTGGCCGGCGATCCGCGAATTCGGTTTCTCCTTCCTGATGACCGCGCGCTGGGCGCCGGCCAACGATCCTCCGGTCCTCGGCGCGCTCGGCCCGATCTACGGCACGCTGGTCACCTCGGTGATCGCGATGATCATCGCGATCCCGGCCGGCCTCGGCATCGCGATTTTCCTCACCGAACTGTGCCCGCAATGGGCGCGGCGCCCGATCGGCATCGCCATCGAACTGCTCGCCGGCATTCCCTCGATCATCTACGGGATGTGGGGGTTCTTCGTGCTGGCGCCGTTCATGGCCAACCACATGCAGCCGTTCATGATCAGCGCCTTCGAGGGCGTTCCGGTGCTGGGCACGATCTTCGCCGGACCGCCGTCCTATCTCAGCCTGTTCAACGCCGCGCTGATCCTCGCCATCATGGTGCTGCCTTTCATCACCGCGATCTCGGTCGACGTCTTCAGGACGGTGCCGCCGGTGCTGAAGGAGGCGGCTTACGGCATCGGCTGCACCACCTGGGAAGTGGTGCGCAAGGTGGTGATCCCCTACACAAGGGTCGGCGTCATCGGCGGCATCATGCTGGCGCTCGGCCGGGCGCTCGGCGAGACCATGGCGGTGACCTTCATCATCGGCAATTCGTTCCGGATCGACGGGTCGATCTTCTCGCCCGGCACCACGATTTCGGCGGCGATCGCCAGTGAATTCGCCGAAAGTTCGGGGCTGCACCAGTCCGGCCTGATCCTGCTCGGCCTGTTGCTGTTCATCCTCACATTCCTGGTGCTGTCGGCGGCGCGGCTGATGCTGATGCGGCTCGAACGCAAGGCGGGGAACTGA